The Edaphobacter sp. 12200R-103 genome contains a region encoding:
- a CDS encoding ATP-binding protein, whose amino-acid sequence MKDAAQTRILAVALAIATLAACVLALINLQRENGYEIPTDGVSWTEVAGGLQAQYVPSGSPADRAGIRRGDVLTGVNDHTVERTAALMHQLFRSGIWAHATYSILRPLPHAADLKNAAKLDIQVILVPTDRSINQGLRFIALVYLSIGLYVLFRRWTAPKSTHFYVFCLVSFVLYSFKYTTELDTFDWIIYWGNVAAWALQPALFLHFAVNFSDDYKEPANRVRRRLLCATLYLPGLLLIGLQSWAIASWSATGVLRHRLDQISVAYLALYYVIAAIVFRIRYRKAQSALERQQLKWLTRGTLLAITPFTLLNAIPYVADVHVPSLLTKLAGLSLVFLPLTFSWAIVRYRLMDVDLIFKRGVTYTLATGSLVGLYFAVVAVTAEMVHARLPSLRTWGLLLAIIVTGLIFDPLKRAIQGRVDRMFDPRRFDYRETLVEFGRGLNSQTDLRALLDSIVEQLPQTLLVTRLAVFLASEAETGRNTRRFELAASHGLTNVTSAEIKTLDLSFLEFDLPGANNHLFLENPQQVLRLPEMQQLTAARLDLNYYVPCRVANREGLGTRTVAVIGLGRTNDGDFLSSEEMEVLESLAGYIGIAIQNAQLYRRLEQKITDFERLKEFNENIVESINIGILAVDLEDRVESWNAQMEVLFARPRASALRQPISELFPADFVARFNAIRDEQGTHTLYKFRLALPSGESRVANIAIAPLVTRNFVTIGRIILVDDITERIQMEAQLTQSEKLSSIGLLAAGVAHEVNTPLAVISSYAQMLTKHMRDDERLAPVLEKITQQTFRASEIVNGLLNFSRTSGIEFSDVDLNELLADTLVLLEHQLKTAQIRVETNFDAQLPGIHGNRGKLQQVILNLMLNAKDAMFSRPGATLRIATFHGAGRVLVRIQDSGSGIEREHLNRIYDPFFTTKTKPQEGGHKGTGLGLAVTYGIMQEHAGKIHVESEVGVGTAFQLEFPVSAARALPPTATMPASPEEQDRKTIHA is encoded by the coding sequence ATGAAGGACGCAGCTCAAACGCGAATTCTGGCTGTCGCGCTTGCCATCGCGACGCTGGCTGCCTGCGTGCTGGCCCTGATCAACCTCCAGCGCGAAAACGGCTATGAGATTCCCACCGACGGAGTCAGCTGGACCGAAGTTGCAGGCGGACTGCAGGCCCAATATGTGCCATCGGGTTCTCCTGCAGACCGGGCAGGCATCCGACGGGGTGACGTCCTTACTGGTGTCAACGATCATACGGTCGAGCGCACCGCCGCATTGATGCATCAGCTATTTCGCAGCGGAATCTGGGCTCACGCCACCTATTCCATCCTGCGCCCGCTTCCCCATGCCGCGGACCTGAAGAACGCGGCGAAGCTGGATATACAGGTCATCCTGGTTCCGACGGATCGCTCGATTAATCAGGGCCTGCGCTTTATCGCGCTGGTGTACCTGAGCATCGGCCTCTATGTCCTCTTTCGTCGCTGGACTGCGCCGAAATCGACGCACTTTTACGTCTTCTGCCTAGTGTCGTTTGTTCTGTACTCCTTCAAGTACACGACGGAGCTGGATACCTTTGACTGGATCATCTACTGGGGCAACGTCGCGGCGTGGGCGCTGCAGCCCGCGCTGTTTCTCCACTTCGCCGTCAACTTCTCGGACGACTATAAGGAACCGGCGAACCGTGTGCGGCGCCGTCTTCTTTGCGCGACGCTTTACCTTCCCGGCCTCTTGCTGATCGGACTGCAATCGTGGGCCATCGCCTCCTGGTCTGCCACCGGAGTGCTTCGTCATCGGCTCGACCAGATCTCGGTCGCTTACCTCGCCCTCTACTACGTCATCGCGGCCATTGTCTTCCGTATCCGTTATCGGAAGGCCCAGTCCGCGCTCGAACGGCAGCAACTGAAGTGGCTGACGCGAGGCACGCTACTCGCCATCACGCCGTTTACACTGCTCAATGCCATCCCCTATGTAGCGGATGTTCACGTGCCCAGCCTGCTGACGAAACTTGCGGGCCTCTCTCTGGTCTTTCTTCCGCTTACCTTCAGCTGGGCCATCGTGCGTTATCGCCTGATGGATGTGGATCTGATCTTCAAGCGGGGCGTGACCTATACGCTGGCCACCGGCTCGCTGGTCGGCCTGTACTTCGCGGTGGTCGCTGTGACCGCCGAGATGGTCCACGCGAGGCTGCCGAGCCTGCGGACGTGGGGGCTGCTGCTGGCCATCATCGTGACCGGCCTGATCTTCGATCCGCTCAAGCGGGCCATCCAAGGGCGCGTCGACCGCATGTTCGATCCCAGGCGCTTCGATTACCGTGAGACGCTGGTGGAGTTCGGACGCGGCCTCAATTCCCAGACCGACCTGCGTGCGCTGCTCGACTCTATCGTCGAACAGCTTCCCCAGACCCTGCTGGTCACACGGCTTGCCGTCTTCCTGGCCTCGGAGGCGGAGACCGGTCGCAATACGCGCCGGTTTGAGCTGGCGGCATCGCACGGCCTCACCAACGTGACTTCGGCGGAGATAAAGACGCTCGATCTCAGCTTCCTGGAATTCGATCTTCCCGGCGCCAACAATCACCTCTTCCTTGAAAACCCCCAGCAGGTTCTTCGCCTGCCGGAGATGCAGCAACTTACGGCAGCCCGGCTCGACCTGAACTACTACGTGCCCTGTCGCGTCGCCAATCGCGAAGGACTGGGAACCCGCACCGTTGCGGTCATTGGACTGGGCCGCACCAACGATGGCGATTTCCTCTCGAGTGAAGAGATGGAGGTGCTTGAGTCGCTGGCCGGATACATCGGCATTGCGATTCAGAACGCGCAGCTCTATCGCCGGCTCGAACAGAAGATCACCGACTTCGAGCGCCTCAAAGAGTTCAACGAGAACATCGTCGAATCCATCAATATCGGAATTCTCGCGGTCGACCTCGAAGACCGGGTCGAGAGCTGGAATGCCCAGATGGAGGTGCTCTTCGCACGTCCGCGCGCCAGCGCCCTGCGGCAGCCCATCTCGGAGCTCTTCCCTGCCGACTTTGTGGCGCGATTCAATGCCATTCGCGATGAGCAGGGGACGCACACGCTCTATAAGTTCCGGCTTGCTCTGCCCTCCGGTGAGTCGCGCGTGGCCAACATCGCCATCGCCCCCCTGGTGACCCGCAACTTCGTTACGATTGGCCGCATCATCCTTGTGGACGACATTACCGAACGCATCCAGATGGAGGCGCAGCTCACGCAGTCGGAGAAGCTCTCGTCCATCGGTCTGCTGGCCGCCGGAGTCGCCCATGAAGTTAATACGCCCCTGGCCGTCATCTCCAGCTACGCCCAGATGCTCACCAAGCATATGCGGGACGATGAGCGGCTAGCGCCGGTGCTTGAAAAGATCACGCAGCAGACCTTCCGGGCGTCGGAGATCGTCAACGGTCTGCTGAACTTCTCCCGTACCAGCGGAATCGAGTTCTCAGATGTTGATCTCAACGAACTCCTCGCCGACACGCTCGTTCTTCTGGAACATCAGCTGAAGACCGCGCAGATACGCGTAGAGACCAACTTCGATGCGCAGCTTCCGGGCATTCACGGAAACCGCGGCAAGCTCCAGCAGGTGATCCTGAACCTGATGCTCAACGCCAAGGACGCCATGTTCAGCCGTCCCGGCGCCACGCTTCGGATTGCTACCTTCCATGGCGCCGGCCGCGTGCTGGTCCGTATCCAAGACAGCGGAAGCGGTATCGAGCGCGAGCATCTCAACCGCATCTACGATCCCTTCTTTACCACCAAGACCAAGCCGCAGGAAGGCGGTCACAAAGGCACTGGGCTCGGTCTGGCAGTAACCTATGGAATTATGCAGGAGCACGCCGGAAAGATTCATGTCGAGAGCGAGGTTGGCGTAGGAACCGCGTTCCAGCTGGAGTTCCCTGTATCCGCTGCCCGTGCGCTCCCTCCGACTGCAACCATGCCTGCCTCTCCGGAGGAGCAGGATAGGAAGACGATTCATGCCTGA
- a CDS encoding alpha/beta hydrolase encodes MSSSSGSVIRSIDDLRGPAGKLEAVLNTGSGNARFAALVCHPHPLGGGTMHNKVVYHAMKVFSGLGLPVLRFNFRGVGLSEGTHDHGPGELNDARAALDWLDANLGLPVLVAGFSFGSFISLQLGCGDPLVHGLVGLGVPYRAEGRSYAYEFLERCPQPKLFISGAEDQFGPRALMNPILKHAAEPREIIWIEGAEHFFQGVPSSPGAKLVQMQKALRSWVTQTFDLGLPNVEADASGATLP; translated from the coding sequence ATGTCTTCTTCTTCCGGATCTGTGATTCGCTCCATTGACGACCTTCGCGGGCCGGCGGGCAAGCTCGAGGCTGTACTGAACACGGGAAGCGGCAATGCTCGTTTCGCGGCGCTCGTATGCCATCCTCACCCGCTGGGCGGCGGGACCATGCACAACAAGGTGGTCTATCACGCGATGAAGGTCTTCTCCGGCCTGGGCCTGCCTGTGCTGCGGTTCAACTTCAGAGGAGTTGGCCTGAGCGAGGGTACACACGATCATGGTCCGGGTGAGCTGAACGACGCTCGGGCGGCGCTGGATTGGCTGGATGCAAATCTTGGCCTTCCGGTGCTAGTCGCGGGATTCTCCTTTGGATCATTTATCAGTCTGCAGCTCGGTTGCGGAGATCCCCTCGTCCATGGTCTCGTGGGCCTGGGAGTTCCCTATCGTGCCGAAGGCCGCAGCTATGCGTATGAGTTTCTTGAACGGTGCCCACAGCCAAAGCTCTTTATCAGCGGCGCTGAAGACCAGTTCGGTCCCAGAGCCCTGATGAATCCTATCCTGAAACATGCCGCCGAACCAAGGGAGATTATCTGGATCGAAGGAGCGGAACATTTCTTTCAGGGAGTGCCCTCCTCACCCGGCGCAAAGCTCGTCCAGATGCAGAAGGCGCTGCGATCCTGGGTCACGCAGACCTTTGATCTGGGGCTGCCTAATGTGGAAGCTGACGCCTCTGGAGCCACTCTCCCATAG
- a CDS encoding alpha/beta fold hydrolase codes for MLREMHDPTEIEERYVSVDGAQLHYQHAGSGRSLLLLHGLVGSSKNWRKNIASLARHASVYALDMLNMGESDRIAGRDSSLETTADLVVACMDALGLETADVAGHSHGGAVAMMLAIRHPDRVRSLILFAPANPYCDLGRHLIAFYQTSLGKWFARQIPWLPRRLKATALGRMYGDPMRVPADALDGYVDGLGIPGTIDHVLNIVRGWSSDMRKLATVLSKLADKPTLLIWGDRDRAVGLNSAERLQRVLRQSRLMVLPGVGHIPFEEMPETCNVAMGEWLQRRQLPH; via the coding sequence ATGTTGCGGGAGATGCACGATCCAACTGAGATTGAGGAAAGATACGTCAGTGTGGACGGCGCCCAGCTGCATTATCAGCATGCCGGTTCCGGAAGATCTCTTCTTCTTCTGCATGGCCTGGTAGGCTCGTCGAAAAACTGGCGGAAAAACATCGCATCTCTCGCCCGGCATGCGAGTGTTTATGCGCTCGATATGCTCAATATGGGAGAGTCCGACCGGATCGCCGGGCGCGATTCCAGCCTGGAGACCACGGCGGACCTGGTAGTGGCCTGCATGGATGCTCTGGGACTTGAGACTGCGGACGTCGCTGGCCACTCTCATGGCGGAGCTGTGGCGATGATGCTGGCAATCCGGCATCCCGATCGTGTTCGCAGCCTGATTCTCTTTGCGCCTGCCAACCCATACTGCGACCTTGGGCGACACCTGATCGCCTTCTACCAGACGTCACTGGGAAAGTGGTTTGCGCGCCAGATTCCCTGGCTTCCGCGCAGGCTGAAAGCAACGGCCCTGGGTCGCATGTATGGCGACCCGATGCGCGTCCCGGCGGATGCGCTGGATGGATACGTAGACGGCCTGGGGATTCCGGGGACCATCGACCATGTTCTGAATATCGTGCGGGGATGGTCGTCTGATATGCGTAAGCTGGCGACAGTGCTTTCGAAGCTTGCAGACAAGCCGACGCTGCTGATCTGGGGAGATCGCGACCGGGCCGTGGGCCTCAATTCAGCCGAGAGGCTGCAGCGGGTCTTGCGCCAGTCCCGGCTGATGGTGCTTCCCGGGGTCGGTCATATCCCTTTTGAAGAGATGCCTGAGACCTGCAATGTCGCTATGGGAGAGTGGCTCCAGAGGCGTCAGCTTCCACATTAG
- a CDS encoding zinc-dependent dehydrogenase: MESVSNEQATVPATMRAAVYRGVNDVRVETIPVPQIGPGEVLVKIHTCGICGTDLKKIHTGSHSAPRVFGHEMAGTIAAVGEGVQGFAVGDRVMAYHHIPCGECFYCRKHTFAQCETYKKVGCTAGFEPAGGGFAEYIRVMDWIVRRGLVKIPEEVSFEQAAFIEPTNTCYKAIDMLKLQQDDTVLVIGQGPIGILLAALAHRTGATVLTSDLYPERHDVAAKFGLNKPLNARQDIVAETKDATAGRGADVALLAVGGNALIQVAMDAIRPGGRVMLFAATQHGKAPFDPAAVCMDEKTLMGSYSASVAIQDEVSKLVLEGPRKGFDLTQLISHRFSLEDAVAAIELASHPQPDSMKIVIQPGL, from the coding sequence ATGGAATCAGTGAGCAATGAGCAGGCGACAGTTCCCGCGACGATGCGCGCGGCAGTGTATCGCGGAGTCAACGATGTTCGTGTGGAAACGATCCCAGTGCCGCAGATCGGGCCCGGCGAGGTGCTGGTGAAGATTCACACCTGCGGGATCTGCGGGACAGACCTCAAGAAGATTCACACCGGGTCCCACTCGGCTCCGCGCGTCTTCGGACACGAGATGGCGGGAACAATCGCCGCGGTAGGCGAGGGCGTGCAAGGCTTCGCCGTCGGTGATCGCGTGATGGCGTATCACCACATTCCCTGTGGTGAGTGTTTCTATTGCCGCAAGCACACCTTCGCGCAGTGCGAGACCTACAAGAAGGTAGGCTGCACCGCTGGTTTTGAGCCCGCGGGTGGCGGCTTTGCAGAGTACATCCGGGTGATGGACTGGATTGTGCGGCGCGGACTGGTGAAGATTCCGGAAGAGGTCTCCTTCGAGCAGGCCGCATTTATCGAGCCGACCAACACCTGCTATAAGGCCATCGACATGCTCAAGCTGCAGCAGGATGATACGGTGCTGGTCATCGGACAGGGGCCGATCGGAATTCTGCTGGCTGCACTGGCGCACAGGACTGGAGCGACTGTGCTGACCAGCGACCTCTATCCGGAGCGCCATGATGTTGCGGCGAAGTTCGGATTGAACAAGCCGCTGAACGCACGGCAGGATATTGTTGCCGAAACGAAGGATGCGACCGCCGGCAGAGGGGCCGATGTTGCCCTGTTGGCTGTCGGGGGCAATGCCCTGATCCAAGTCGCGATGGATGCGATTCGCCCCGGCGGCCGGGTGATGCTGTTTGCTGCAACCCAGCACGGCAAGGCGCCGTTCGATCCCGCAGCGGTCTGTATGGACGAGAAGACACTGATGGGGTCGTACAGTGCGTCGGTAGCGATTCAGGATGAGGTATCGAAGTTGGTGCTGGAAGGGCCTCGCAAAGGCTTCGATCTGACGCAACTGATCTCGCACCGTTTTTCGCTTGAAGATGCGGTTGCGGCGATCGAACTGGCGTCTCATCCGCAGCCGGATTCCATGAAGATCGTCATTCAGCCCGGACTTTAG
- a CDS encoding sigma-54 dependent transcriptional regulator, giving the protein MPDITTDAAEESTSRRAADHIAGNPRILIIDDEAGIRDSLETMLTLEGFTVTLAIDGVSGMEQLSRNQFDLLLLDLALPGESGLDLLPRIVEMYPTLPVIMITAFGTMGNVVDAIRAGAENFVQKPWDNEKLLADIRTAIARHRAEEEVVQLKRTLKQRYNFENIVGKSEPMLKLFDLVSQVAPSRSTVLIQGESGTGKELIAKAIHANSPRRDHPFVPVNTGAVPSELLESTLFGHVKGAFTSAIAAKKGLFEVANSGTLFLDEIGTMTMDMQAKILRVLQDRRFMQLGGTQEIQVDVRIIAATNVNLQDAVRAGRFREDLFYRLNVITLELPPLRSRREDVPLLAGHFLRLYSNENGMEERTLSPEAMRILMDYEWPGNVRELENAMERGVVLSTGKIIQPELLPQQLTGNTYSATLLEQQPNASLFDLMEEIERRIITDRLERCHWNQTEAAEYFRIPLSTLNQKIKRLNVEIKKRNRE; this is encoded by the coding sequence ATGCCTGACATCACCACAGACGCGGCCGAGGAGTCCACCTCTCGGCGCGCGGCAGATCATATCGCTGGAAACCCCCGCATCCTCATCATCGACGACGAAGCCGGCATACGTGATTCCCTGGAGACCATGCTGACGCTCGAGGGATTCACCGTCACTCTGGCGATCGACGGCGTCTCCGGAATGGAGCAGCTATCGCGCAATCAGTTCGACCTGCTTCTGCTGGACCTTGCCCTTCCGGGCGAGAGCGGCCTCGACCTTCTGCCACGCATCGTGGAGATGTATCCGACCCTGCCGGTCATCATGATCACCGCCTTCGGCACCATGGGCAACGTCGTCGACGCCATCCGCGCCGGCGCGGAGAACTTCGTTCAGAAGCCGTGGGACAACGAGAAGCTGCTTGCCGACATTCGCACGGCCATTGCCCGTCATCGCGCGGAAGAAGAGGTCGTTCAGCTTAAACGGACCCTCAAGCAGCGCTACAACTTCGAGAACATCGTCGGCAAGAGCGAGCCGATGCTCAAGCTCTTCGACCTCGTCTCCCAGGTCGCGCCCAGTCGTTCCACAGTGCTGATTCAGGGAGAGAGCGGCACCGGCAAGGAATTGATCGCGAAGGCCATTCACGCCAACTCTCCCCGCCGCGACCACCCCTTCGTCCCTGTCAATACGGGAGCCGTTCCCTCGGAGCTGCTCGAATCGACCCTTTTCGGTCACGTCAAGGGAGCCTTCACCTCGGCAATCGCAGCCAAGAAAGGCCTCTTCGAAGTCGCCAACAGCGGCACGCTTTTCCTCGACGAGATCGGCACGATGACCATGGATATGCAGGCCAAGATTCTCCGCGTCCTGCAGGACCGCCGCTTCATGCAGCTCGGCGGAACCCAGGAGATTCAGGTTGACGTGCGCATCATCGCCGCCACCAACGTCAACCTGCAGGATGCAGTGCGCGCAGGCCGCTTCCGCGAAGACCTCTTCTATCGGCTGAATGTCATCACGCTCGAGCTTCCGCCCCTGCGGTCGCGCCGCGAGGACGTTCCTCTTCTCGCTGGCCACTTCCTCCGCCTCTATTCGAACGAGAACGGCATGGAAGAGCGCACGCTCTCCCCCGAAGCCATGCGCATCCTGATGGACTACGAATGGCCCGGCAACGTGCGCGAGCTTGAGAACGCTATGGAGCGCGGCGTCGTTCTCTCCACGGGCAAGATCATTCAGCCGGAGCTGCTGCCCCAGCAGCTTACGGGAAATACCTACTCGGCTACTCTGCTAGAGCAGCAGCCGAACGCCTCCCTCTTCGACCTGATGGAGGAGATCGAGCGCCGCATCATTACCGACCGCCTCGAACGCTGCCACTGGAACCAGACCGAGGCAGCGGAGTACTTCCGCATTCCGCTCTCCACGCTGAACCAGAAGATCAAGCGCCTGAACGTCGAGATCAAAAAGCGCAATCGCGAATAG
- the hpnH gene encoding adenosyl-hopene transferase HpnH, which yields MAVPVSQAWTVASYVLKQKIKGRKRYPLVLMLEPLFRCNLACAGCGKIQYPAHILKSDLSPEECFRAVEECGAPMVSIPGGEPLLHPKMPEIVAGLVARNKYVYMCTNALLLKEKLHLFKPSKYLSFSVHVDGEREHHDFSVCREGGYDIAMEGIRAAVAAGFRVTTNTTLFDGADPNSVRRHFDQLMAAGVESMMVSPGYTYDKAPDQNHFLGKAKSRRLFRAILSNRKKTWQFNTHPLFSEFLMGKRNFECTPWGMPTFSIFGWQKPCYLLQDGYADTFQELMETTEWENYGAKSGNPRCANCMVHSGHEASAVDYNFSSLKGFLVTASKYMFPSTYPDPDAQKLLNEWKPEHATPLVQIQSSASDNELQTVSGD from the coding sequence ATGGCAGTACCGGTTTCACAGGCCTGGACGGTCGCATCGTATGTGCTGAAGCAGAAGATCAAGGGACGAAAACGGTATCCCCTGGTCCTGATGCTCGAACCTCTCTTCCGCTGCAACCTTGCATGCGCGGGTTGCGGGAAGATTCAGTATCCCGCCCACATCCTCAAGTCCGATCTCTCCCCGGAAGAATGCTTCCGCGCGGTGGAAGAGTGCGGCGCACCGATGGTATCGATCCCGGGCGGGGAGCCTCTGCTGCATCCGAAGATGCCGGAGATCGTAGCCGGATTGGTTGCGCGTAATAAGTACGTCTATATGTGCACGAACGCGCTGCTTCTTAAAGAAAAGCTTCATCTCTTCAAGCCTTCGAAGTACCTCTCTTTCTCTGTCCACGTGGATGGCGAGCGTGAGCATCACGACTTTTCCGTCTGCCGTGAGGGCGGATATGACATCGCCATGGAGGGCATCCGCGCCGCTGTTGCCGCAGGCTTCCGCGTGACGACCAATACGACGCTCTTCGATGGCGCCGACCCGAACAGCGTGCGCCGCCACTTCGATCAGTTGATGGCTGCCGGTGTGGAGAGCATGATGGTCTCGCCGGGTTACACCTACGACAAAGCTCCCGACCAGAACCACTTCCTGGGCAAGGCGAAGTCGCGGCGACTCTTCCGGGCGATTCTGTCCAATCGGAAGAAGACCTGGCAGTTCAACACCCATCCTCTCTTCTCCGAGTTCCTGATGGGCAAGCGCAACTTCGAGTGCACACCTTGGGGCATGCCCACCTTCTCGATCTTCGGCTGGCAGAAGCCCTGCTATCTCCTGCAGGACGGCTATGCCGATACGTTCCAGGAGTTGATGGAGACGACCGAGTGGGAGAACTACGGAGCGAAGAGCGGCAATCCACGTTGCGCAAACTGCATGGTGCATTCAGGACACGAGGCAAGCGCGGTCGACTACAACTTTAGCTCGCTCAAAGGATTCCTGGTGACTGCGTCGAAGTATATGTTCCCCTCCACGTATCCTGATCCGGATGCCCAGAAGCTGCTCAACGAATGGAAGCCGGAGCACGCAACTCCTCTGGTGCAGATTCAGAGCAGTGCATCGGACAACGAGCTTCAGACGGTCTCGGGAGACTAA
- the hpnA gene encoding hopanoid-associated sugar epimerase, whose amino-acid sequence MRAFITGATGFVGSHVAQRYAAEGAKLRLLTRKTSNLSAIEGLDAEIVTGDLRQPEGLRSAIAGCDALVHVAADYRLWVRDPREMYAANVDGTRDLLRIAREAGVSRVIYTSSVATMGFKSDGSVVDEDTPVALADMIGHYKRSKFLGEQEAIKAARAGQHVMILNPTTPIGPGDAKPTPTGRIIVDFLNRKFPAYVETGLNLVDVSEVARMHFVALDHGRPGERYILGGENLTLKQILDRMSAITGLPSPSMKVPHAVAMAFAFFDETFTGKLLKKEPRATVEAVRMGKKMMFASSSRAERELGFKHVPIYHALRSAIDWFVTHGYASAPQGQTP is encoded by the coding sequence GTGCGTGCATTCATCACCGGAGCGACAGGCTTTGTAGGGTCCCACGTGGCTCAGAGGTACGCGGCCGAGGGTGCAAAGCTGCGTCTGCTGACCCGCAAGACCAGCAACCTGAGTGCAATCGAAGGCCTCGACGCCGAGATTGTGACCGGCGATCTGCGACAGCCGGAGGGGCTGCGCAGCGCAATTGCAGGATGCGATGCGCTGGTGCATGTCGCCGCCGATTACAGGCTCTGGGTTCGCGATCCACGTGAGATGTATGCGGCTAACGTCGATGGCACGAGAGACCTGTTGCGCATTGCGCGGGAGGCCGGGGTTAGCCGTGTCATCTACACATCGAGCGTAGCGACGATGGGATTCAAGTCGGATGGTTCCGTCGTGGATGAGGATACTCCTGTCGCGCTGGCCGACATGATCGGCCACTACAAGCGCTCGAAGTTCCTGGGAGAGCAGGAAGCCATCAAGGCCGCCAGAGCGGGGCAGCACGTGATGATCCTGAACCCTACGACTCCCATCGGACCGGGTGATGCCAAACCTACGCCGACCGGCAGGATCATCGTCGACTTTCTGAACCGCAAATTTCCTGCATACGTAGAGACTGGTCTGAACCTGGTCGACGTCAGCGAGGTCGCGAGGATGCACTTTGTAGCTCTTGACCATGGGCGACCGGGCGAGCGCTATATCCTGGGCGGCGAAAATCTTACGCTGAAGCAGATTCTCGATCGCATGTCGGCAATCACCGGACTGCCGTCGCCAAGCATGAAGGTTCCTCACGCGGTGGCGATGGCGTTTGCGTTCTTCGACGAAACGTTCACCGGCAAGCTCCTAAAGAAGGAGCCTCGTGCAACGGTAGAGGCCGTCCGCATGGGCAAGAAGATGATGTTTGCCTCCTCCTCCAGAGCGGAGCGCGAGCTCGGCTTCAAGCATGTGCCCATCTACCACGCGCTGCGTTCCGCGATTGACTGGTTTGTGACGCATGGTTATGCGTCTGCACCTCAGGGGCAGACCCCATGA
- a CDS encoding nucleoside phosphorylase, whose translation MRIGIIAALPGELKPLVRGWEPQNSGVKGLSVWKTLRRGDELIAVSGGMGANAALRAFTAAEFLGVLDMVLSVGWAGALTPQMRTGTCYAPGEVIDVQTGERFASAAGDSTIRLATTPQVADAAEKQRLHESYRAGLVDMEAVTVARLAEMRRVPFYCFKAVSDSSQAELPDLNRFIDTQGQMQMTLFVAHAAVRPRYWGALMELGRNSSVAARALAESVNRFLEEQTKGNTP comes from the coding sequence ATGAGAATTGGGATCATCGCCGCCCTGCCAGGCGAGTTGAAGCCGCTGGTTCGAGGCTGGGAGCCACAGAACTCCGGCGTGAAGGGGCTCTCGGTATGGAAGACGCTGCGCCGCGGCGATGAGCTGATCGCCGTGAGCGGAGGCATGGGAGCGAACGCTGCGCTGCGGGCATTTACCGCTGCCGAATTTTTGGGTGTATTGGACATGGTGCTCTCCGTCGGATGGGCCGGAGCTCTGACGCCGCAGATGCGGACAGGGACGTGCTACGCACCCGGCGAGGTGATCGATGTGCAGACCGGGGAGCGGTTCGCTTCGGCGGCGGGGGACAGCACGATTCGTCTGGCGACGACTCCCCAGGTTGCCGATGCGGCAGAGAAGCAGCGGCTGCACGAGAGCTACAGGGCTGGCCTGGTAGACATGGAAGCCGTAACCGTGGCGCGTCTGGCGGAGATGCGGCGTGTGCCGTTCTACTGTTTCAAGGCGGTCTCGGATTCATCGCAGGCGGAGCTGCCCGATCTGAATCGCTTTATCGACACGCAGGGGCAGATGCAGATGACGTTGTTTGTCGCGCATGCGGCGGTGCGTCCGCGTTACTGGGGGGCACTGATGGAGCTTGGGCGCAATAGCTCTGTGGCCGCGCGCGCGCTTGCAGAGAGCGTCAACCGATTTCTGGAAGAACAGACGAAGGGGAACACCCCTTGA